A region from the Solibacillus sp. FSL H8-0523 genome encodes:
- a CDS encoding response regulator transcription factor, producing MSQLTVLVTDDDKDIRDGIEIYLKNEGYHVLKAGDGLEAIELLEKNDVHLIILDIMMPKMDGITATFKIRAERNIPIIMLSAKAEQTDKIHGLSVGADDYITKPFHPLELMARVKSQLRRYVDLGTLETQGIVAGLELDAAAREVRVNGEPVKLTPTEYKITELLLKNAGRVFSINEIYELVWNEQAYNAENIVAVHIRKIREKIEVDPKNPQYLKVVWGLGYKIEK from the coding sequence ATGAGTCAGTTGACGGTGCTTGTGACGGACGATGATAAAGACATCCGTGACGGCATTGAAATTTATTTGAAAAACGAGGGCTACCATGTTTTAAAGGCCGGAGATGGGCTTGAGGCAATTGAGTTGTTAGAAAAAAACGACGTTCATTTAATTATTTTAGATATTATGATGCCGAAAATGGACGGTATTACCGCGACATTTAAAATTCGTGCGGAGCGCAATATTCCGATCATTATGCTAAGTGCAAAGGCCGAGCAAACGGACAAAATTCATGGGCTATCGGTTGGAGCAGATGATTATATTACAAAACCATTCCATCCATTAGAGCTGATGGCGCGTGTTAAGTCACAGTTACGTCGTTATGTCGATTTAGGGACGCTTGAAACACAAGGGATTGTCGCAGGGTTAGAGCTCGATGCGGCGGCGCGTGAAGTACGCGTGAACGGTGAGCCCGTGAAGCTTACGCCAACTGAGTATAAAATTACCGAGTTACTTCTTAAAAATGCAGGACGCGTTTTTTCGATTAACGAAATTTACGAGCTTGTGTGGAATGAGCAAGCTTACAATGCTGAAAATATTGTCGCCGTGCATATTCGGAAAATCCGCGAAAAAATTGAAGTCGATCCGAAAAATCCACAGTACTTAAAAGTTGTGTGGGGACTTGGCTATAAAATTGAAAAATAA